CGATTTTGACAAATCGAGCTTACGCCCTGAATCCTATGCCATTCTTGACGGCAACGTTACTAAACTAAAGAGCAATTCTAAGAAAGTAACTGTTGAAGGTCATACCGACTCCATTGGTACCGACGCCTATAACCAAAAATTATCCGAACGACGAGCTCAAACTGTTTACAACTATTTTACGAGTAAAGGGATTGGTGCTGCACGGTTAACTGCTGTCGGGAAAGGTGAAGCCTCACCCGTTGCCGATAACAAGACAGACGAAGGTCGATTCAAGAATCGTCGTGTTGAATTACACGTACATTGATAGCTAAAAGCTAAAGATCTAATTTGCGCAATAGAAAGCCCTTGGGGTCAAACTCAAGGGCTTTTTTTTACCCCCACACCGCTTTGCATAAATGCCTTTACTCTTCGTTGAAAACAAAATTTACTCGCTGCGACGTACCTGCTAGTACGTCTCACTCGCAATTTCGTTTTCGCCTCGATTAAAGGCATTTCTGCAAAGCTATAATGCAAGTAACGCCTGCGGTGCAATTTCATTTCTGCCTTGATTAAGGACAATTCTGAAAGGCTATTGGGTCATTAATATTTGATGGATATAAAAAGTGAGGGGGGTGGCTTTGCAGCTGAAGTTAGCTTTTTCGACCCATCGCGGAATCGCCGGGGCCCCCAATGCGAGTTAGC
This Deltaproteobacteria bacterium DNA region includes the following protein-coding sequences:
- a CDS encoding OmpA family protein; translated protein: MFKKSLYVILLVAAVAMVSSQAMAIQDAPHAQMLTPYDDPSGPQRPNCEYYSWRIPPCLTQPMESKVVLDGVNFDFDKSSLRPESYAILDGNVTKLKSNSKKVTVEGHTDSIGTDAYNQKLSERRAQTVYNYFTSKGIGAARLTAVGKGEASPVADNKTDEGRFKNRRVELHVH